One window from the genome of Helicobacteraceae bacterium encodes:
- the rny gene encoding ribonuclease Y, whose translation MVLEHIVAGVISGVACAFIAWFVTRKVNLSRHALRVEQAKAKAKAIENEARMILERAKVELSAKELELKKRVEEEFGAALREQERKTRLIAQKEEAIEEKRRAIDRLHKEVAKLRKDSLEQQKRNEQRLLEAQIAIEKAAGMTAAEAEKVLLSQVEEKARLDAANIIRKAETEAKNEARRRANFIIAQATTRFASDFANERLINTIAIGNEDYKGRIIGKEGRNIKALENLLGVDIVIDDTPGAIVISSFSLYRRAIATRTIELLLQDGRIQPSRIEEIHNSVKSQFEESLFEDGQNVAIDLGVSDLHPELARLVGRLKYRASYGQNALAHSIEVSHLAGVIAAELDGDEKLAKRAGLLHDIGKASTQEQDGNHVTLGFDICQRFGEGDVVLNAIMAHHGHEEPLTIEAAAVCASDALSAARPGARRDVLEGYLKRVQELENIAVNKKGVTQAYAIAAGRELRVIVSASEIDDRETVLLSKEIAGEIERKMQYPGEIKVNVIRELRVMEMAR comes from the coding sequence ATGGTCTTAGAACATATCGTTGCGGGGGTAATTTCAGGGGTAGCATGCGCTTTTATAGCTTGGTTCGTAACTCGTAAAGTCAATTTGTCTCGGCACGCCTTGCGGGTAGAGCAGGCAAAAGCTAAGGCTAAGGCGATTGAAAACGAAGCGCGCATGATTTTAGAGCGCGCCAAAGTCGAGCTAAGCGCCAAAGAGCTTGAGTTAAAAAAGCGCGTCGAGGAGGAGTTTGGCGCCGCGTTGCGCGAACAGGAGCGAAAAACGCGCTTGATCGCGCAAAAAGAGGAGGCGATCGAGGAAAAACGCCGCGCTATAGATAGGCTTCACAAAGAGGTCGCGAAGTTGCGAAAGGATAGCCTAGAGCAGCAAAAGCGCAACGAACAACGACTGCTAGAGGCGCAGATAGCTATCGAAAAAGCGGCGGGTATGACCGCCGCCGAAGCCGAAAAGGTCTTGCTCTCTCAAGTCGAGGAGAAAGCGCGTCTCGACGCGGCGAACATCATACGCAAAGCGGAGACGGAGGCGAAAAACGAGGCGAGACGACGCGCCAATTTTATTATCGCGCAGGCGACTACGCGATTTGCGAGCGATTTTGCCAACGAGCGGCTGATCAACACGATCGCGATCGGCAACGAGGATTATAAAGGGCGCATCATCGGCAAAGAGGGGCGCAATATCAAAGCGTTAGAAAATCTGCTCGGCGTGGATATAGTGATCGACGACACGCCGGGCGCGATCGTTATAAGCAGCTTTAGCCTCTATCGCCGCGCGATCGCCACGCGCACGATCGAGCTTTTGTTGCAAGACGGACGCATTCAGCCTTCGCGTATCGAGGAGATACACAACAGCGTAAAATCGCAGTTTGAAGAGAGCCTATTTGAAGACGGGCAGAACGTGGCGATCGATTTGGGCGTTAGCGATCTACACCCCGAACTAGCTAGGCTTGTGGGCAGGCTTAAATACCGCGCGAGCTACGGACAGAACGCTTTGGCGCATTCGATCGAGGTTTCGCATCTAGCGGGCGTGATTGCGGCGGAGCTTGACGGCGACGAAAAGCTCGCCAAACGCGCCGGACTTTTGCACGACATAGGCAAAGCGTCCACTCAAGAGCAGGACGGAAACCACGTAACGCTAGGCTTTGATATATGCCAACGTTTTGGAGAGGGCGACGTCGTGCTAAACGCGATTATGGCGCACCACGGACACGAGGAGCCGCTTACGATCGAAGCGGCGGCGGTGTGCGCTTCCGACGCGCTTAGCGCGGCGCGCCCGGGCGCGCGACGCGACGTGCTGGAAGGTTATCTTAAGCGCGTTCAAGAGCTTGAGAATATCGCCGTCAATAAAAAAGGCGTTACGCAGGCTTACGCGATAGCGGCGGGACGCGAACTGCGCGTAATCGTTAGCGCGAGCGAAATAGACGATCGGGAAACGGTTTTGCTAAGCAAGGAGATCGCGGGCGAAATCGAGCGGAAAATGCAGTATCCGGGCGAGATAAAAGTCAATGTAATTCGCGAACTGCGCGTTATGGAGATGGCAAGATGA
- the argH gene encoding argininosuccinate lyase: MSKKLWGDGEEETSEPLDRFNASIDVDRALYREDIEGSIAHARALAAQGIIERGDFEAIERGLTRIKGEIERGEFEFNLSDEDIHMAIEKRLTKIVGEAGKRLHTARSRNDQVALDFRLWCLRQNRAIEKLLIKLMRTLLAIAKDHTKTLMPGFTHLQHAQPISLAYHLLAYIVMLTRDFERFENSRKRNNISPLGGAALAGTAHPIDRQAVAKELGFDGVTINAMDGVSDRDFALELLFNASLVQTRLSRFCEELILWSSSEFGFIKISDRFTTGSSIMPQKRNPDVAELIRAKTGRIYGSLIALFTTMKGLPLAYNKDMQEDKRGVFDAVKTLSDSLEIFTEMIGDKDTKFNAEAMLKACKRGHLTATDLADAAVKKGIAFRDAHHLARKAVALADQKGVDLSELTSEDLAKIDDRLADLVFALNVFESMNARKSEGGTAISAVQEQIAKVEAFLSRIAV, encoded by the coding sequence ATGAGCAAAAAATTGTGGGGCGACGGCGAGGAGGAAACAAGCGAGCCGCTCGATAGGTTCAACGCCTCGATCGACGTTGATCGCGCGCTGTATCGCGAGGATATAGAAGGCTCGATCGCGCACGCTAGAGCGCTCGCCGCGCAAGGGATTATCGAACGCGGCGATTTTGAGGCGATAGAGCGGGGTTTAACGCGGATTAAAGGCGAAATCGAACGCGGCGAGTTTGAGTTTAACCTATCCGACGAGGATATACATATGGCGATCGAAAAACGCCTAACAAAGATCGTCGGCGAAGCGGGCAAGCGGCTTCATACCGCGCGGAGCCGCAACGATCAGGTCGCGCTGGATTTTCGGCTCTGGTGTCTGCGCCAAAACCGCGCGATAGAAAAACTGCTGATCAAACTTATGCGAACGCTGCTCGCGATCGCGAAAGATCATACAAAAACGCTTATGCCCGGTTTTACCCACTTGCAACACGCGCAACCAATCAGCTTAGCCTACCATCTGCTTGCCTATATCGTTATGCTTACGCGCGATTTTGAGCGCTTTGAAAACAGCCGCAAACGCAACAATATCTCGCCGCTTGGCGGCGCGGCGCTAGCCGGAACGGCGCACCCGATCGATCGCCAAGCCGTCGCTAAAGAGTTAGGCTTCGACGGCGTAACCATAAACGCGATGGACGGCGTGTCCGATCGCGATTTCGCGCTGGAGCTACTTTTCAACGCGAGCCTCGTTCAGACGCGCCTAAGCCGTTTTTGCGAGGAGCTAATATTGTGGTCGTCAAGCGAGTTTGGTTTTATCAAAATCAGCGATCGATTTACGACGGGCAGTTCGATTATGCCGCAAAAACGCAATCCCGACGTAGCGGAGCTAATACGCGCTAAAACGGGGCGTATATACGGAAGCCTAATCGCGCTATTTACGACGATGAAAGGGCTGCCGCTCGCATACAATAAGGATATGCAAGAGGACAAGCGCGGCGTTTTCGACGCGGTGAAAACATTAAGCGATTCGCTTGAGATTTTTACCGAAATGATCGGCGATAAGGATACGAAGTTCAACGCCGAAGCTATGCTCAAAGCCTGCAAGCGCGGACATTTAACCGCCACCGATCTAGCCGACGCGGCGGTTAAAAAAGGCATAGCGTTCAGAGACGCGCACCATCTAGCGCGCAAAGCCGTCGCGCTCGCCGATCAAAAAGGCGTAGATTTAAGCGAGCTAACTAGCGAGGATTTGGCGAAAATCGACGATCGTTTAGCCGATCTTGTTTTCGCGCTGAACGTTTTTGAATCGATGAACGCGAGAAAAAGCGAGGGCGGAACGGCTATAAGCGCCGTTCAAGAGCAGATAGCCAAAGTCGAAGCCTTTCTTTCGCGAATAGCCGTCTAA
- a CDS encoding 5-formyltetrahydrofolate cyclo-ligase has product MDKETIRARALEKLKSRSKAVCAAQSAKTRRTLEKLLKKLDFKSVLIYLPLWFEADLRPLFRPLRRRAKLYAPFIADVSFKMVAFRLPLERRSLGVLTPANSLREIKKADLLIVPAVAVDADFKRVGHGKGMYDRFVCDLVKKPTVIFVEPFFLRAPKVGDVWDIEGDYLVSGDKVICNLGNRYGLRTYRCGGNFRGSMRFYSLVRNS; this is encoded by the coding sequence ATGGACAAAGAGACGATAAGGGCGAGAGCGTTAGAAAAACTAAAATCAAGAAGCAAAGCGGTATGCGCCGCGCAGAGCGCGAAAACGCGCCGAACCTTAGAGAAATTGCTGAAAAAGCTCGATTTCAAAAGCGTTTTGATCTATCTGCCGCTCTGGTTTGAGGCGGATTTGCGCCCGCTGTTTCGCCCGTTAAGACGGAGGGCAAAATTATACGCTCCTTTTATCGCGGACGTTAGCTTCAAAATGGTAGCATTTCGATTGCCTTTAGAACGTCGATCATTGGGTGTTTTGACCCCCGCGAATAGCTTGCGGGAGATTAAAAAAGCCGATCTGTTGATCGTGCCTGCCGTCGCTGTGGACGCCGATTTTAAGCGCGTCGGACATGGCAAAGGCATGTATGATCGTTTTGTTTGCGATTTAGTTAAAAAGCCGACAGTGATTTTTGTAGAACCGTTTTTTCTGCGCGCGCCGAAGGTCGGCGACGTTTGGGATATTGAGGGGGATTATCTGGTGAGCGGCGATAAGGTTATTTGCAATTTAGGGAACCGTTATGGTCTTAGAACATATCGTTGCGGGGGTAATTTCAGGGGTAGCATGCGCTTTTATAGCTTGGTTCGTAACTCGTAA